One Babylonia areolata isolate BAREFJ2019XMU chromosome 20, ASM4173473v1, whole genome shotgun sequence DNA segment encodes these proteins:
- the LOC143294899 gene encoding serine/threonine-protein kinase dyf-5-like, translating to MNRYTVHRQLGDGTYGCVLLGTIAETGEKVAIKKMKKKYYSWDECLSLREVKSLRKLNHPNIVKLREVIRENDLLYFVFEFMKENLYQLIKDRDKLLPEAVVRNIMYQILQGLSFMHKHGFFHRDLKPENLLCNGTDLVKLADFGLARETRSTPPYTDYVSTRWYRAPEVLLRSTSYSSPIDVWAVGCILAELYTLRPLFPGSSEVDQIFKTCSVLGTPKMDDWEEGYRLASSMNFRWPQCVSTSLRSLLPSASGEGVQLVRDMLVWNPHKRPTTAQCLRYSFFQMGNNLAGGQSSSSPSSTSISHPPPPPADPPAPQPSSPARNPLFHPSPRAKDLHVLRDLTGSNDASPTVGAALNYAKGDPDLFAVKMTKQPSGRKRWGGGGLVDAWDEFELGLGTPNKSSRKAPSAARKAREKENVDDDDEFEWSFSNSTKAPSKTNSRLASGQRSSKNSAKQHYVSKARYLPGVNPKNSARKENGSNSWLTKTSALGARESTIFQFTSVKDSPTERHHEKSTKGHGDPDEASGTTTTTSGQPSVRQFRKTSKAWADDLGIEDPEVLKLD from the exons gatgaagaagaagtaTTACTCATGGGATGAGTGCCTAAGCCTTCGTGAAGTAAAG TCGCTGAGGAAGCTGAACCACCCGAACATCGTCAAGCTGAGGGAGGTGATACGGGAGAACGACCTGCTCTACTTCGTCTTTGAGTTCATGAAGGAGAACCTGTACCAGCTGATCAaggacag AGACAAGCTGCTTCCAGAGGCAGTGGTTCGTAACATCATGTATCAGATTCTGCAGGGTCTGTCCTTTATGCACAAACATG GTTTCTTTCATCGTGACCTGAAGCCAGAGAACCTGTTGTGTAACGGCACAGACCTGGTGAAGCTGGCCGATTTTGGTCTGGCACGTGAGACTCGCTCCACGCCTCCCTACACTGACTACGTCTCCACCAGATG GTACCGCGCCCCCGAAGTGTTGCTGCGATCCACCAGCTACAGCTCCCCCATTGACGTGTGGGCGGTGGGCTGTATCCTGGCGGAGCTCTACACACTGCGCCCCCTCTTCCCGGGCAGCTCGGAGGTGGACCAGATCTTCAAGACCTGCTCCGTGCTGGGCACTCCCAAGatg GACGACTGGGAGGAAGGGTACCGGCTAGCCTCCTCCATGAACTTCCGCTGGCCCCAGTGTGTGTCCACCTCCCTCCGCTCCCTCCTCCCCAGCGCCAGCGGCGAGGGGGTGCAACTCGTGCGTGACATGCTCGTGTGGAATCCCCACAAACGACCCACCACTGCACAG tgtctgcgCTACTCTTTCTTCCAAATGGGCAACAACCTCGCTGGTGGCCAGagctcttcctcaccctcctccacctccatctcgcacccaccaccgccacctgctgaccctcctgccccccaaccctcctccccggCCAGgaaccccctcttccacccctccccccgagcCAAGGACTTGCACGTGCTCCGAGACCTCACTGGCTCCAACGACGCTTCGCCGACGGTCGGGGCCGCCCTGAATTACGCAAAGGGGGACCCT GACCTGTTTGCTGTGAAGATGACCAAGCAGCCTAGCGGGCGGAAGCGCTGGGGCGGAGGTGGCCTCGTGGATGCGTGGGACGAGTTCGAACTCGGGTTGGGAACTCCAAACAAAAGCAGCAGGAAAGCACCTTCTGCAGCAAGGAAGGCCCGCGAAAAAGagaatgtcgatgatgatgatgagtttgaatg GAGTTTCAGCAACAGCACCAAAGCCCCGTCAAAGACCAACTCCAGACTGGCCTCCGGTCAGCGCTCCTCCAAAAACTCCGCCAAGCAACACTACGTCAGCAAGGCCAGGTATCTGCCAG GAGTCAACCCCAAAAACAGCGCTCGGAAAGAGAATGGTAGCAACAGTTGGCTGACCAAGACATCAGCTTTGG GGGCGAGAGAGTCTACAATCTTCCAGTTCACCAGCGTGAAAG ACTCGCCAACCGAACGACACCATGAGAAGAG CACCAAGGGTCACGGTGACCCAGATGAGGCCTCtggtaccactactactacctctgGTCAACCCTCGGTTCGCCAGTTCCGGAAAACGTCTAAGGCATGGGCTGATGACCTGGGCATTGAA GACCCTGAAGTCCTGAAGCTGGACTGA